Proteins found in one Micrococcales bacterium genomic segment:
- a CDS encoding flavodoxin domain-containing protein codes for MTTAIVYASKHGTTGDIAQLLATELGEDTALFDLTEGPASLDGYDTIVLGTAIYAGQPVKAMRQFAEGFDPSGQQLALFVCGMEQGQDTRAKELATAFPQALHDQAKAAVFFAGRFQFDKLNKAERFIIRRVAKTKTDVDQVDPEAIASFAAKVRA; via the coding sequence ATGACAACCGCGATTGTGTATGCCTCGAAGCATGGCACCACCGGGGACATCGCCCAACTGTTGGCGACGGAACTGGGCGAAGACACCGCCTTGTTTGACCTAACCGAGGGCCCGGCGTCCTTGGATGGCTACGACACCATTGTCCTTGGCACGGCCATCTACGCCGGTCAGCCGGTCAAGGCCATGAGGCAGTTTGCTGAGGGGTTTGACCCGTCTGGCCAACAGTTGGCGTTGTTCGTATGCGGCATGGAGCAAGGACAAGACACGCGCGCCAAGGAACTGGCCACAGCCTTTCCGCAAGCCCTGCATGACCAGGCCAAGGCTGCTGTCTTTTTCGCCGGGCGGTTCCAGTTCGACAAGCTGAACAAAGCCGAACGCTTCATTATTCGCCGGGTCGCTAAGACTAAGACCGATGTCGACCAGGTTGACCCAGAGGCCATTGCCAGCTTCGCCGCCAAGGTGCGCGCCTAG